A genomic window from Camelina sativa cultivar DH55 chromosome 2, Cs, whole genome shotgun sequence includes:
- the LOC104737459 gene encoding two-component response regulator-like APRR3 isoform X3, giving the protein MDKLYATKISQQQPPPLAPVVKWERYLPVRSLKVLLVENDDSTCHIVTALLKNCSYEVTAASDVLEAWRILEDEKSCIDLVLTEVVMPVQSGTGLLSKIMSHKTLKNIPVIMMSSHDSMVLVFKCLSNGAVDFLVKPIRKNELKNLWQHVWRRCHSSSGSGSESAIQNRKPVKTESSEGSENDTNISDEDHGNENGSNGLSDRDGGSDNGSGTQSSWTKRAGNSTSHSYQFPDATNMNLGTYANRWDNVNKLKEIDDQNEQICMGSQEGIFIGNKVEERGNHEKDANFSVQALERNNDDMLNRSSGNSQVESKTPSSNPEDLQSLELTLTEPREAGDYRTGDQSVLRHSNHSAFSKYNNGATSASKAPEENVGSCSPHDSPIAKLMGSGSSSDNPLNQQSSGSERSAQREAALMKFRLKRKERCFEKKVRYQSRKKLAEQRPRVKGQFIRKRDDTKSGNECPSSDDC; this is encoded by the exons ATGGATAAGCTTTATGCTACAAag ATTTCTCAACAACAACCACCACCGCTAGCTCCTGTTGTGAAGTGGGAGAGGTATCTGCCAGTTAGATCTCTTAAGGTTCTTTTAGTGGAGAATGATGATTCAACATGCCATATTGTTACTGCCCTTTTGAAGAATTGCAGCTATGAAg TTACTGCTGCTTCGGATGTCCTTGAAGCCTGGAGAATCCTAGAAGACGAGAAGAGTTGCATTGATCTTGTCTTAACAGAGGTTGTCATGCCTGTGCAATCTGGAACTGGTCTGTTGTCCAAGATTATGAGCCATAAGACACTAAAGAACATCCCTGTCATAA TGATGTCATCTCATGATTCTATGGTTCTGGTCTTTAAGTGTTTGTCGAATGGTGCTGTTGATTTTCTCGTGAAACCCATTAGAAAGAACGAACTAAAGAATCTTTGGCAACATGTCTGGAGAAGATGTCACAGT TCTAGCGGAAGCGGAAGTGAGAGTGCAATACAGAACAGGAAGCCAGTGAAAACTGAAAGCTCTGAAGGGTCAGAAAACGATACCAACATCAGTGATGAAGATCATGGGAATGAAAATGGGAGTAATGGTTTGAGTGACCGAGATGGTGGGAGTGATAACGGGAGCGGAACTCAG AGTTCTTGGACCAAAAGAGCCGGTAACAGCACCTCACATTCATATCAATTTCCTGATGCAACCAATATGAACCTGGGAACCTATGCCAACAGATGGGATAATGTTAATAAACTGAAGGAGATTGACGATCAGAATGAACAGATAT GTATGGGATCGCAGGAAGGAATTTTTATAGGTAACAAAGTTGAAGAACGAGGAAACCATGAAAAGGATGCAAACTTTTCTGTTCAAGCTTTGGAGAGAAACAATGATGACATGCTAAATCGCTCTTCTGGTAACTCACAAGTAGAAAGCAAAACACCTTCATCTAACCCGGAAGATTTGCAATCACTCGAGCTAACTCTGACAGAACCAAGAGAGGCTGGAGATTACAGAACCGGTGATCAAAGTGTTTTGAGGCATTCAAATCACTCTGCATTCTCAAA GTACAATAACGGTGCTACTTCTGCTAGTAAG GCTCCAGAAGAAAATGTGGGAAGTTGTTCTCCCCATGACAGTCCTATTGCAAAACTGATGGGTTCGGGTTCAAGCAGTGATAATCCTTTGAATCAGCAGTCTAGTGGAAGCGAAAGATCGGCACAAAGAGAAGCTGCTCTGATGAAGTTTCGCCTTAAACGCAAAGAGCGATGCTTTGAGAAAAAG gtTAGGTACCAAAGCAGGAAGAAATTAGCTGAGCAGCGGCCTCGCGTCAAAGGTCAATTCATTCGCAA GAGGGATGATACTAAATCAGGAAATGAGTGTCCAAGTAGTGACGACTGCTAA
- the LOC104737459 gene encoding two-component response regulator-like APRR3 isoform X1 — MCFNNNETGDEVETERQVFGLSEQVEFRVEDTTGNANDLIQISQQQPPPLAPVVKWERYLPVRSLKVLLVENDDSTCHIVTALLKNCSYEVTAASDVLEAWRILEDEKSCIDLVLTEVVMPVQSGTGLLSKIMSHKTLKNIPVIMMSSHDSMVLVFKCLSNGAVDFLVKPIRKNELKNLWQHVWRRCHSSSGSGSESAIQNRKPVKTESSEGSENDTNISDEDHGNENGSNGLSDRDGGSDNGSGTQSSWTKRAGNSTSHSYQFPDATNMNLGTYANRWDNVNKLKEIDDQNEQICMGSQEGIFIGNKVEERGNHEKDANFSVQALERNNDDMLNRSSGNSQVESKTPSSNPEDLQSLELTLTEPREAGDYRTGDQSVLRHSNHSAFSKYNNGATSASKAPEENVGSCSPHDSPIAKLMGSGSSSDNPLNQQSSGSERSAQREAALMKFRLKRKERCFEKKVRYQSRKKLAEQRPRVKGQFIRKRDDTKSGNECPSSDDC, encoded by the exons atgtgttttaataACAACGAAACTGGTGATGAAGTTGAAACTGAGAGGCAAGTGTTTGGTTTATCCGAACAAGTTGAATTTCGAGTTGAAGATACCACTGGTAATGCCAACGATTTGATACAGATTTCTCAACAACAACCACCACCGCTAGCTCCTGTTGTGAAGTGGGAGAGGTATCTGCCAGTTAGATCTCTTAAGGTTCTTTTAGTGGAGAATGATGATTCAACATGCCATATTGTTACTGCCCTTTTGAAGAATTGCAGCTATGAAg TTACTGCTGCTTCGGATGTCCTTGAAGCCTGGAGAATCCTAGAAGACGAGAAGAGTTGCATTGATCTTGTCTTAACAGAGGTTGTCATGCCTGTGCAATCTGGAACTGGTCTGTTGTCCAAGATTATGAGCCATAAGACACTAAAGAACATCCCTGTCATAA TGATGTCATCTCATGATTCTATGGTTCTGGTCTTTAAGTGTTTGTCGAATGGTGCTGTTGATTTTCTCGTGAAACCCATTAGAAAGAACGAACTAAAGAATCTTTGGCAACATGTCTGGAGAAGATGTCACAGT TCTAGCGGAAGCGGAAGTGAGAGTGCAATACAGAACAGGAAGCCAGTGAAAACTGAAAGCTCTGAAGGGTCAGAAAACGATACCAACATCAGTGATGAAGATCATGGGAATGAAAATGGGAGTAATGGTTTGAGTGACCGAGATGGTGGGAGTGATAACGGGAGCGGAACTCAG AGTTCTTGGACCAAAAGAGCCGGTAACAGCACCTCACATTCATATCAATTTCCTGATGCAACCAATATGAACCTGGGAACCTATGCCAACAGATGGGATAATGTTAATAAACTGAAGGAGATTGACGATCAGAATGAACAGATAT GTATGGGATCGCAGGAAGGAATTTTTATAGGTAACAAAGTTGAAGAACGAGGAAACCATGAAAAGGATGCAAACTTTTCTGTTCAAGCTTTGGAGAGAAACAATGATGACATGCTAAATCGCTCTTCTGGTAACTCACAAGTAGAAAGCAAAACACCTTCATCTAACCCGGAAGATTTGCAATCACTCGAGCTAACTCTGACAGAACCAAGAGAGGCTGGAGATTACAGAACCGGTGATCAAAGTGTTTTGAGGCATTCAAATCACTCTGCATTCTCAAA GTACAATAACGGTGCTACTTCTGCTAGTAAG GCTCCAGAAGAAAATGTGGGAAGTTGTTCTCCCCATGACAGTCCTATTGCAAAACTGATGGGTTCGGGTTCAAGCAGTGATAATCCTTTGAATCAGCAGTCTAGTGGAAGCGAAAGATCGGCACAAAGAGAAGCTGCTCTGATGAAGTTTCGCCTTAAACGCAAAGAGCGATGCTTTGAGAAAAAG gtTAGGTACCAAAGCAGGAAGAAATTAGCTGAGCAGCGGCCTCGCGTCAAAGGTCAATTCATTCGCAA GAGGGATGATACTAAATCAGGAAATGAGTGTCCAAGTAGTGACGACTGCTAA
- the LOC104737459 gene encoding two-component response regulator-like APRR3 isoform X2 encodes MCFNNNETGDEVETERQVFGLSEQVEFRVEDTTGNANDLIQISQQQPPPLAPVVKWERYLPVRSLKVLLVENDDSTCHIVTALLKNCSYEVTAASDVLEAWRILEDEKSCIDLVLTEVVMPVQSGTGLLSKIMSHKTLKNIPVIMMSSHDSMVLVFKCLSNGAVDFLVKPIRKNELKNLWQHVWRRCHSSSGSGSESAIQNRKPVKTESSEGSENDTNISDEDHGNENGSNGLSDRDGGSDNGSGTQSSWTKRAGNSTSHSYQFPDATNMNLGTYANRWDNVNKLKEIDDQNEQICMGSQEGIFIGNKVEERGNHEKDANFSVQALERNNDDMLNRSSGNSQVESKTPSSNPEDLQSLELTLTEPREAGDYRTGDQSVLRHSNHSAFSKYNNGATSASKAPEENVGSCSPHDSPIAKLMGSGSSSDNPLNQQSSGSERSAQREAALMKFRLKRKERCFEKKVPKQEEIS; translated from the exons atgtgttttaataACAACGAAACTGGTGATGAAGTTGAAACTGAGAGGCAAGTGTTTGGTTTATCCGAACAAGTTGAATTTCGAGTTGAAGATACCACTGGTAATGCCAACGATTTGATACAGATTTCTCAACAACAACCACCACCGCTAGCTCCTGTTGTGAAGTGGGAGAGGTATCTGCCAGTTAGATCTCTTAAGGTTCTTTTAGTGGAGAATGATGATTCAACATGCCATATTGTTACTGCCCTTTTGAAGAATTGCAGCTATGAAg TTACTGCTGCTTCGGATGTCCTTGAAGCCTGGAGAATCCTAGAAGACGAGAAGAGTTGCATTGATCTTGTCTTAACAGAGGTTGTCATGCCTGTGCAATCTGGAACTGGTCTGTTGTCCAAGATTATGAGCCATAAGACACTAAAGAACATCCCTGTCATAA TGATGTCATCTCATGATTCTATGGTTCTGGTCTTTAAGTGTTTGTCGAATGGTGCTGTTGATTTTCTCGTGAAACCCATTAGAAAGAACGAACTAAAGAATCTTTGGCAACATGTCTGGAGAAGATGTCACAGT TCTAGCGGAAGCGGAAGTGAGAGTGCAATACAGAACAGGAAGCCAGTGAAAACTGAAAGCTCTGAAGGGTCAGAAAACGATACCAACATCAGTGATGAAGATCATGGGAATGAAAATGGGAGTAATGGTTTGAGTGACCGAGATGGTGGGAGTGATAACGGGAGCGGAACTCAG AGTTCTTGGACCAAAAGAGCCGGTAACAGCACCTCACATTCATATCAATTTCCTGATGCAACCAATATGAACCTGGGAACCTATGCCAACAGATGGGATAATGTTAATAAACTGAAGGAGATTGACGATCAGAATGAACAGATAT GTATGGGATCGCAGGAAGGAATTTTTATAGGTAACAAAGTTGAAGAACGAGGAAACCATGAAAAGGATGCAAACTTTTCTGTTCAAGCTTTGGAGAGAAACAATGATGACATGCTAAATCGCTCTTCTGGTAACTCACAAGTAGAAAGCAAAACACCTTCATCTAACCCGGAAGATTTGCAATCACTCGAGCTAACTCTGACAGAACCAAGAGAGGCTGGAGATTACAGAACCGGTGATCAAAGTGTTTTGAGGCATTCAAATCACTCTGCATTCTCAAA GTACAATAACGGTGCTACTTCTGCTAGTAAG GCTCCAGAAGAAAATGTGGGAAGTTGTTCTCCCCATGACAGTCCTATTGCAAAACTGATGGGTTCGGGTTCAAGCAGTGATAATCCTTTGAATCAGCAGTCTAGTGGAAGCGAAAGATCGGCACAAAGAGAAGCTGCTCTGATGAAGTTTCGCCTTAAACGCAAAGAGCGATGCTTTGAGAAAAAG GTACCAAAGCAGGAAGAAATTAGCTGA
- the LOC104756653 gene encoding E3 ubiquitin-protein ligase arih1-like, giving the protein MNFDGDYRAAAITKRNVNRQFYKLYFKSLVSVTPVSVTRLEVKICDQEDNLVFKSNEPLRHHYMMTTSLEEADVRALLRGLEEATKLGIMRITIYCRLPQIFKYLRGIAYPMENKIAMLIVDVKVMRNRFLSCNLVEIFNEDTKFFYRPFMMKRCTEEMKSFTQEKRRFTQENKIFTVEKKSFTVEKKNSYMEENKNGFMEEKKNSFMEENKNSFTEEKKNSFMEEICNICFDDIDIYLMFPACVQGHRFCLTCVKAHVEVKLLERKIPTCPQYLCNSQLSMDDCGEILTEKQSLMWKLMIKEVSMPHSQRVYCPYQKCSYLMSKTELSSSFAEPGRRKCFSCGGDFCINCKVPWHSKLTCGYYKMLQTENDDAKLKSLANHKRWRQCDNCQHMVERTSGCDTINCRCGYSFSYTNEAKPIHLTEFNEVVGPPGGEIITGFIGRRRDDTVMYDEGNFYINRFKIHERIEGSDDENPGNEEEY; this is encoded by the exons ATGAACTTCGACGGTGATTATCGCGCTGCCGCTATAACAAAACGCAATGTGAACCGTCAGTTTTACAAGCTTTACTTTAAAAGTTTGGTGAGTGTAACGCCAGTCTCGGTTACTCGACTTGAGGTTAAAATTTGCGACCAGGAGGATAATCTTGTGTTCAAGAGTAATGAACCGCTTCGTCACCATTACATGATGACTACTTCCCTAGAGGAGGCTGATGTTAGGGCTTTGTTGCGTGGTCTTGAAGAAGCCACTAAGTTAGGGATCATGCGCATCACTATATACTGCCGTCTCCCTCAGATTTTCAAATAC ctaAGGGGAATAGCGTATCCCATGGAGAACAAGATTGCTATGCTTATAGTTGATGTGAAAGTTATGAGAAATCGATTCTTGTCTTGCAATCTTGTTGAGATCTTCAATGAAGACACTAAGTTTTTCTATAGACCCTTTATGATGAAGAGGTGCACGGAAGAAATGAAAAGTTTTACGCAAGAGAAGAGACGTTTCacgcaagaaaataaaattttcacgGTAGAGAAGAAAAGTTTCACggtagagaagaagaacagtTACATGGAAGAGAACAAGAACGGTTtcatggaagagaagaagaacagtTTCATGGAAGAGAACAAGAACAGTTTCacggaagagaagaagaacagtTTCATGGAAGAGATTTGCAATATCTGTTTCGACGACATTGATATTTATCTCATGTTTCCTGCTTGTGTACAAGGTCATAGATTTTGCTTAACTTGTGTGAAAGCACATGTCGAGGTGAAGCTTCTTGAACGAAAGATACCGACATGTCCTCAGTATCTCTGTAACTCTCAGCTATCTATGGATGACTGTGGGGAGATATTGACTGAAAAGCAGAGTTTGATGTGGAAGCTGATGATTAAAGAGGTTTCAATGCCTCATAGTCAGAGAGTTTACTGTCCATACCAAAAATGCTCGTATCTAATGTCCAAAACCgagctttcttcttcatttgctGAACCTGGACGTAGGAAATGCTTCAGTTGTGGTGGCGACTTCTGTATCAACTGCAAAGTTCCGTGGCATAGTAAGCTAACCTGCGGCTATTACAAGATGTTGCAAACTGAAAACGATGATGCGAAGCTTAAGTCTTTAGCTAATCATAAACGGTGGCGTCAATGTGACAACTGCCAACACATGGTTGAACGTACTTCCGGATGCGACACCATAAATTGCAG GTGTGGATATTCTTTTTCCTACACCAATGAAGCTAAACCGATCCACTTAACCGAATTCAATGAGGTTGTTGGACCTCCTGGTGGTGAGATTATAACTGGGTTTATT GGAAGGCGCAGAGATGATACAGTGATGTACGATGAAGGAAATTTCTACATCAATAG GTTTAAGATCCATGAAAGAATAGAAGGAAGCGATGATGAGAATCCAGGAAACGAAGAAGAATACTAG
- the LOC104737474 gene encoding pumilio homolog 18-like — translation MAVAGDTFSMSTLFDALPNPNGISGSVPPPGFAPRASATHLHAAMFNLMTCCDGMSSFKEMIASFDKTELQRMASLLTSDSDYFMAIVTNKHGSRRVQKLLGKSDDVDALFCDVILRRFLHITTDKYASYVTIRAMAVFDDKEMKKAMYEQILYYALYLARDQHGCIALNDIITDADDPYYKDQILDLVAYNALCLSNDASGNFVVQRVLALKDLRTMHNIAVSLRGHCFELSFKKYGSYIVEKLLEAESSMVVVVVELLECDGDRLMRLARNEYGNFVVCNALKSTKMSRIDLFWCLVQKLMPFIHLLRRSHGSNIANILESVKLRY, via the coding sequence ATGGCAGTCGCTGGTGATACCTTTTCAATGTCGACCTTGTTCGATGCTTTACCAAACCCTAATGGAATCTCCGGTTCCGTTCCTCCTCCGGGGTTCGCCCCACGCGCCTCCGCCACTCACTTGCACGCTGCGATGTTCAACCTAATGACTTGCTGCGACGGTATGTCCTCCTTTAAAGAGATGATCGCGTCGTTTGACAAAACAGAGCTTCAGAGGATGGCCTCGTTGCTGACGTCAGACTCCGATTACTTCATGGCGATCGTCACAAACAAGCACGGCTCGAGACGCGTGCAGAAGCTCCTCGGCAAATCAGATGACGTGGACGCACTCTTCTGCGACGTTATCTTGCGCCGCTTCCTCCACATCACAACCGACAAATACGCATCGTACGTGACGATACGAGCCATGGCCGTTTTTGATGACAAGGAGATGAAAAAGGCAATGTACGAGCAGATTCTCTACTACGCTCTCTACCTAGCGCGTGACCAACACGGCTGCATCGCCCTCAACGATATCATAACCGACGCGGATGATCCTTACTACAAAGATCAGATACTAGACTTGGTCGCATACAACGCTCTCTGCCTAAGCAACGACGCTTCAGGGAACTTTGTGGTCCAACGTGTGCTTGCATTGAAGGACTTGCGTACCATGCACAACATCGCAGTTAGTCTCCGTGGCCATTGCTTTGAGCTCTCGTTTAAGAAGTATGGAAGCTACATCGTGGAGAAACTTCTGGAGGCGGAGTCGTCAATGGTAGTGGTGGTTGTGGAGCTTTTGGAGTGCGACGGAGACAGGTTGATGAGGCTGGCGAGGAATGAGTATGGGAATTTCGTGGTTTGCAACGCACTGAAATCGACGAAGATGTCTAGGATTGATCTGTTTTGGTGTTTGGTGCAAAAGCTCATGCCTTTTATCCATCTCTTGCGTAGGTCTCACGGAAGCAACATTGCAAACATCTTGGAATCAGTTAAGCTTCGTTACTGA
- the LOC104737483 gene encoding AP2-like ethylene-responsive transcription factor TOE2, translating to MLDLNLSLDSVTVKGVSLNQMDESVTSNSSVVNAEASSSCIDGEDELCSTRTVKFQFEILKGGGDEDDDGYGDDERSDVMMTKEFFPVPRDGINFMDSSAQSSRSTVDISFQRGNQVGDFIGSGSGGGSGGGDAVRVMQPPSQPVKKSRRGPRSKSSQYRGVTFYRRTGRWESHIWDCGKQVYLGGFDTAHAAARAYDRAAVKFRGLEADINFVISDYEEDLKQMANLSKEEVVQVLRRQSSGFSRNNSRYQGVALQKIGGWGAQIEQFHGNMGCDKAAMQWNGRQAASLIEPHASRMIPEAANVKLDLNLGISLSLGDGPKQKDRAQRLHHVPNSIVCGRNTKMENHMATASCDTPFNFLKRGSDHLSNRHSLPSAFFSPMERTPEKGLMLRSHQSFPARTWQGHDQSSGGTAVAATAPPLFSNAASSGFSLSDTRPPSSPATPHPSQPFFNLNQPGLYVVHPSDYASQNHHHNLMNRSQPPP from the exons ATGCTGGATCTCAATCTCAGCCTCGATTCGGTTACTGTTAAAGGGGTTTCTTTAAATCAGATGGATGAATCGGTGACGTCGAACTCATCTGTTGTTAATGCTGAAGCATCATCTAGCTGTATCGATGGTGAAGATGAGCTCTGTTCCACTAGAACCGTCAAGTTTCAATTTGAAATACTGAAAGGAGGAggagacgaagatgatgatggttatGGTGATGATGAGAGAAGTGATGTGATGATGACTAAGGAGTTTTTTCCTGTTCCTAGAGATGGTATTAATTTTATGGATTCGAGCGCACAGAGTTCTAGGAGCACCGTTGATATATCGTTCCAGAGAGGGAATCAAGTTGGAGACTTTATTGGCAGCGGAAGCGGTggtggtagtggtggtggtgatgcTGTACGGGTGATGCAGCCACCGTCACAGCCGGTTAAGAAAAGCAGGAGAGGTCCTAGGTCTAAGAGTTCGCAGTATAGAGGTGTTACTTTCTACCGCAGGACCGGGAGATGGGAATCTCATATCTG GGATTGCGGCAAACAAGTTTATTTAG GTGGATTTGATACTGCCCATGCTGCAGCTAG GGCTTATGATCGAGCTGCTGTCAAGTTCAGGGGTTTGGAGGCTGATATCAATTTCGTTATCAGCGATTATGAAGAGGATCTCAAGCAG ATGGCAAATCTTTCTAAAGAGGAAGTTGTGCAAGTACTTCGGCGACAGAGCTCTGGTTTCTCAAGGAATAATTCAAGATATCAAGGAGTTGCTTTGCAAAAGATTGGCGGGTGGGGTGCTCAAATCGAGCAGTTTCATGGAAACAT GGGTTGTGACAAGGCAGCCATGCAATGGAATGGAAGGCAAGCTGCTTCCTTAATTGAGCCTCATGCATCCCGGATGATTCCCGAGGCAG CTAATGTTAAGCTTGACCTCAACTTGGGAATCTCTCTTTCACTGGGAGATGGTCCAAAGCAAAAAGATAGAGCCCAGCGGCTTCACCATGTCCCTAACAGTATAGTATGTGGAAGGAACACCAAG ATGGAGAACCACATGGCTACAGCTTCATGTGATACGcctttcaatttcttgaagAGGGGTTCAGATCATCTTAGTAATCGACATTCCCTTCCTTCTGCGTTCTTTTCGCCTATG GAAAGAACGCCAGAGAAAGGTCTAATGTTACGTTCTCATCAAAGCTTTCCAGCCAGGACATGGCAAGGGCATGATCAGTCCAGTGGTGGGACCGCTGTAGCAGCTACAGCCCCGCCTCTGTTCTCAAATGCAGCATCATCAGGATTCTCACTCTCAGATACACGCCCGCCTTCTTCGCCAGCTACACCTCATCCTTCTCAGCCCTTTTTCAATCTGAATCAGCCCGGTCTCTATGTCGTCCACCCATCTGACTACGCATCTCAGAACCACCACCACAATCTCATGAACCGCTCACAACCACCACCATAG
- the LOC104737493 gene encoding B3 domain-containing protein At5g60130-like has translation MNKGNSSDDCLPKFFKVYLPDESGDDLKIPISFTSFVPKPFPKTVTVRSISGSSWELAFRKCSGDVESFVVVDGWKLIAKDENLKGGDFLEFEFDGSRHFNFCIFERETMCKRIRSCPEQSQEIKLESESEEETRASDDVLAHDEDDDEDDSDYDSDAALEEEDNDGDESNDYVVDDAASEDDDDVEADAAGDDRHLLDDPENPSFTLRLNPKKKSQLLIPAQVIKDYGLHFPESITIVDPLAKKFGILEKQIKIQTNGSVFVKGFGSIIRRNQVKTTDKMICEIKKTGDNNLVHTMKIHILSE, from the exons ATGAACAAAG GAAACTCTTCGGATGATTGTCTTCCAAAGTTCTTCAAAGTGTACTTACCTGATGAATCCGGCGATGATctc AAAATACCCATTTCTTTCACCAGCTTTGTACCAAAGCCTTTTCCTAAAACTGTAACGGTTAGAAGCATTTCTGGGAGCTCTTGGGAATTGGCGTTTAGGAAATGTAGTGGTGATGTTgagagttttgttgttgttgatggctGGAAGTTGATTGCTAAAGATGAAAATCTCAAGGGTGGAGACTTCTTGGAGTTTGAGTTTGACGGCTCTCGGCACTTCAACTTCTGTATCTTCGAGCGTGAGACGATGTGTAAAAGGATAAGAAGTTGTCCAGAGCAAAGCCAGGAGATCAAACTGGAAtctgagagtgaagaagaaactcGAGCTTCTGATGACGTTTTAGCtcatgatgaggatgatgatgaggatgattcTGATTATGATAGTGATGCTgctcttgaggaagaagataatgatGGTGATGAGTCTAATGACTATGTTGTTGATGATGCTGCTagtgaggatgatgatgatgttgaggCTGATGCTGCTGGCGATGATCGCCATCTTTTGGATGATCCCGAGAATCCATCTTTTACTCTGAGACTGAATCCAAAGAAGAAAAGCCAACTG CTTATCCCAGCTCAAGTCATAAAAGACTATGGCTTGCATTTCCCTGAGAGTATCACTATCGTTGATCCACTAGCGAAAAAATTCGGGATATTGGAGAAGCAGATCAAGATTCAGACGAATGGTAGTGTGTTTGTCAAGGGGTTTGGCAGTATCATCAGAAGAAATCAGGTGAAGACAACGGATAAGATGATATGCGAGATCAAGAAGACCGGTGACAATAACCTGGTTCACACAATGAAGATCCACATTCTGAGTGAATGA
- the LOC104737509 gene encoding B3 domain-containing protein At5g60140-like has protein sequence MNQGTYSDGSTSKFVKAYLPGESGDDLVLPISFNSCLPKSLPKTVTVRSVSGKIWNMVLRKCGGDYEAERFVMVNGWKKIVKDEDLKGGDLLAFEFDGSQCFNFCIYEHETACKRIKRSLEQNEDEEETRASNDVTVLHDDDDSEDEDVVVEDSDDDNSEDEDVELEDDDDVENEDDGNNPQFTVTLNPKRQSQLHIPAHVIKDYGLTFPERITVVDKLGGLEKKIKIQGNGCVFVKGFGSVFRRNKMKTTDKMICEVKRTGTNLVHTIKVNIIRG, from the exons ATGAACCAAG GAACTTATTCGGATGGTTCTACTTCCAAGTTCGTAAAAGCTTACCTTCCTGGTGAATCCGGAGATGATCTG GTACTGCCCATTTCTTTCAACAGCTGTTTACCAAAATCTTTGCCTAAAACTGTAACTGTTAGAAGTGTTAGTGGGAAGATTTGGAATATGGTGTTGAGGAAATGCGGTGGTGACTATGAGGCTGAGAGATTTGTTATGGTTAATGGTTGGAAGAAGATTGTTAAGGACGAAGATCTGAAGGGCGGAGATCTCTTAGCATTTGAGTTTGATGGCTCTCAGTGTTTCAATTTTTGTATCTATGAGCATGAGACAGCGTGTAAAAGGATTAAGAGAAGTTTAGAGCAAaacgaggatgaagaagaaactcgGGCTAGCAATGATGTTACCGTtctacatgatgatgatgattctgaagatgaggatgttgttgttgaggattctgatgatgataatTCTGAGGATGAGGATGTTGAGcttgaggatgatgatgatgttgagaaTGAGGATGATGGTAACAATCCCCAGTTTACTGTGACACTCAATCCAAAGAGGCAAAGCCAACTG CACATACCGGCTCATGTCATAAAAGACTATGGCTTAACCTTCCCTGAGCGTATAACAGTTGTGGACAAATTGGGaggattggaaaaaaaaatcaagattcagGGGAACGGCTGCGTCTTTGTCAAGGGATTTGGAAGTGTTTTCAGAAGGAACAAAATGAAGACGACTGATAAAATGATATGCGAGGTTAAGAGGACTGGGACTAATCTGGTTCACACCATCAAGGTCAACATTATCAGGGGATGA